The region TGGACAACTGGCCTGAAGACGACGTGCGCATCGTCGTGGCGACCGACGGCGAACGGATTCTAGGCCTCGGCGACCTCGGCGCCAGCGGCATGGGCATCCCCATCGGCAAGCTGGCGCTCTATGTCGCCTGCGCCGGCATCCATCCGCGGCAGTGCCTGCCGGTCATGCTGGATGTGGGGACGGATAACGAGGCGTTGGCGAGCGACCCGCTCTATCTGGGCGTCAGCGGCAAGCGGCTGCGCGGCCCCGCCTATGATGAACTGGTGGCGGAATTCATCGCCGCGATCCAGGACAGGTTTCCCGGCGCGCTGATCCAGTTCGAGGACTTCCAGACCGCCAACGCCTATAAGCTGATGAATACCTATCGGGACAAAGTGCTGTCGTTCAACGACGACATCCAGGGGACGGCGGCGGTCGTGCTGGCCGGCTTCTATTCCGCCTGCCGGCTGATCGGCCGCGGCATCGGGGACATGAAGGTAATGTTCCTGGGGGCCGGTTCGGCGGCGAGCGGTATCGCCGACCTGACCGTCCCGGCGCTTGTCGCGGAAGGGCTGAGCGAGGCCGAGGCGCGCCAGCGGCTGTGGTTTGTCGATATCAACGGGCTGGTGGTGCAGCAGCGCAACGATCTGGCGGCGCATAACCTCCCCTATGCCCATGCCCATCCGCCGATGGATTTCATCGATGCAATACGGGCGGTCCAGCCGGATATCCTCGTTGGCGCGACCGGCACCCACGGCGCATTTACCGAGGAAGCCATTCGGCTGATGGCGGAAATCAAGGAACGGCCGGGGGTTTTCGCGCTGTCCAATCCGACCTCGCAGGCGGAATGCACCGCCGAGGAAGCCTATCTGTGGAGCGGTGGCCGCGCGATTTTCGCCAGCGGCAGCCCGTTCGCGCCGGTCACGATTGACGGCAGGACGTTCCGGCCCGGCCAGGGCAACAATGTCTATATTTTCCCTGGCGTCGGGGCCGGGGCCCTGTTCTGCCGGGCATCGCGGATCAGCGACGAGATGTTTCTGGCGGCGGCCAGGGCCCTGGCGGCGGAAGTGGGCGAGGCTGACCTGGCTGCCGGTGCGATCTACCCGCCGATGACCGATATCCGGAATGTTTCGCTGAACATCGCGACCGCGGTGGCGGAAATGGCCTATGCGCAGGGGCTGGCCGGGCGCAATCGACCCGCGGATATCCGCAAGGCGATTGCGGCAGGTATGTACGATCCGCGTTATTAGATCAGATCATCTGGCGATTCAACGGCATGTGAATCTGATCTATCTTGTTGAAGGTGCTGTACGCGGGATTTACGCGCCTATCGGCGGGGACGGTACTGCAGTGTCAGGGTGCCGTTTTCCACCCGGTATCCTGTCAGGCGGTTCAGGAAGGACATGCCCAGCAGCGAATTGTCCAGCGCCGCGCCGT is a window of Alphaproteobacteria bacterium DNA encoding:
- a CDS encoding NAD-dependent malic enzyme, coding for MPDRGEITGVDVLRVPALNKSSGFTEEERDRLKLRGLLPVAVLTQDVQLDRTMENVRRKADAIEKYIFLNALQSRNERLFYRALQDHIEELLPIVYTPTVGQACREFAHIFQQTKGFYVTPADRGQIREILDNWPEDDVRIVVATDGERILGLGDLGASGMGIPIGKLALYVACAGIHPRQCLPVMLDVGTDNEALASDPLYLGVSGKRLRGPAYDELVAEFIAAIQDRFPGALIQFEDFQTANAYKLMNTYRDKVLSFNDDIQGTAAVVLAGFYSACRLIGRGIGDMKVMFLGAGSAASGIADLTVPALVAEGLSEAEARQRLWFVDINGLVVQQRNDLAAHNLPYAHAHPPMDFIDAIRAVQPDILVGATGTHGAFTEEAIRLMAEIKERPGVFALSNPTSQAECTAEEAYLWSGGRAIFASGSPFAPVTIDGRTFRPGQGNNVYIFPGVGAGALFCRASRISDEMFLAAARALAAEVGEADLAAGAIYPPMTDIRNVSLNIATAVAEMAYAQGLAGRNRPADIRKAIAAGMYDPRY